In Halomarina salina, one DNA window encodes the following:
- a CDS encoding helix-turn-helix domain-containing protein — protein sequence MDPRRTLAQQMAGEVVMSDDPGGTLRKWRSDFGVAQTDLADRLDVSPSVVSDYESGRRQNPGIGVVRRLVDGLLDIDEARGGGRIRQHARVLSAGFDSDAVLDLREYPTAVQLSRFYDAIDATELVDGRSATIAGHTVIDSIEAITRLSSEEFYRLYGQSTNRALVFTNVTRGESPLVALRVVTPTPTAVVLHGIDPEDLWEHAPALARAEGYSLAVTGLENAEMLDALRDVA from the coding sequence ATGGACCCCCGACGAACGCTCGCCCAGCAGATGGCCGGCGAGGTGGTGATGAGCGACGACCCCGGCGGGACGCTCCGGAAGTGGCGCTCTGACTTCGGCGTCGCGCAGACCGACCTCGCCGACCGGCTCGACGTCTCGCCGTCGGTCGTCTCGGACTACGAGTCGGGTCGTCGACAGAACCCCGGTATCGGCGTCGTCCGACGACTCGTCGACGGCTTACTGGACATCGACGAGGCCCGCGGCGGCGGCCGCATCCGCCAGCACGCTCGCGTCCTCTCGGCCGGCTTCGACAGCGACGCGGTGCTCGACCTGCGCGAGTACCCCACCGCGGTCCAGCTCTCGCGGTTCTACGACGCCATCGACGCGACCGAACTCGTCGACGGTCGGTCGGCGACCATTGCCGGCCACACCGTCATCGACTCCATCGAGGCCATCACGCGGCTCTCCTCCGAGGAGTTCTACCGCCTGTACGGCCAGTCGACGAACCGCGCGCTCGTGTTCACGAACGTCACGCGAGGCGAGTCGCCGCTCGTCGCGCTGCGAGTCGTGACGCCGACGCCGACGGCGGTGGTCCTCCACGGTATCGACCCGGAAGACCTCTGGGAGCACGCGCCTGCGCTCGCACGCGCGGAGGGCTACTCGCTGGCGGTGACCGGACTGGAGAACGCCGAGATGCTGGACGCGTTGCGTGACGTCGCCTGA
- a CDS encoding DUF7344 domain-containing protein yields the protein MSETEKQARSTATFDDRPHDDLQSGGRLDVFTDERRRRVVAYLAESDGPVSFDEVVVAVAAAENGCAPDSLDESERKPVAIALHHAHLPKLVHEGYVRATEEGLRLAVDETTPPSL from the coding sequence ATGTCGGAGACAGAGAAACAGGCCCGGTCCACGGCGACGTTCGACGACCGACCGCACGACGACCTCCAGTCGGGTGGCCGCCTCGACGTGTTCACCGACGAGCGGCGTCGACGGGTCGTCGCCTACCTCGCGGAGAGCGACGGACCGGTCTCGTTCGACGAGGTAGTCGTCGCGGTTGCGGCCGCCGAGAACGGATGTGCCCCGGATTCACTCGACGAGTCGGAACGGAAACCGGTCGCAATCGCGCTGCACCACGCTCACCTCCCGAAACTCGTCCACGAGGGGTACGTCCGCGCCACCGAGGAGGGCCTGCGACTCGCAGTGGACGAGACGACGCCCCCCTCGCTCTGA
- a CDS encoding bacterio-opsin activator domain-containing protein translates to MSREPPAYDDTTDGDSTAPLLDEATLFRAVAATTSDPLAVLDCDRTVVFANDQFGELFDRPPESVRGEPYEAFVEGGVLPSTAAGDGDRECDATARVEEGAAVRVVARDVEQAGHRLTVVTLRRTGSGSPDDGSGELETETRTETTTDDQDAELRASRERYRRLVDAAPDAIVAADAETGEILDVNEAAVDLFDRPYEDLVGRPQTDLHPPEEADRYREIFDEHAEIGGVLEEEQIREVVRRDGTRVPVEIRAGVTDLPSGSVVQGIFRDVSERNRRQRELAAHRDELARLNRVNKVIREIVQALVDAETRDEVEQTVCERLVDAEPYVFAWMGELAPGRSVLPARAHAGDGGGFVDGDTVLELDADLDCPIRRALTTRSVEVVEDLEATATDEDDWRTDALAEGFRSCAAIPIVHDGRRFGVLTVYSDEVAGFDARECAVLSDLGGALGHALNALERKVALMGDSLLEVELRTTDHVPTLIEEVGEEGRVTFERTIPTTNDHLQYVRVENVSTERFEELLDGYEWCREFRRVRDADPAVYELRATHLDLTSQLYSLGGRIRSAVVEDGAFRIVAELPDDADVRGLVEALGDSNSDIELVAQRTVPRSDHPDRARISLEDTLSDRQQAALEVAYYAGYFEWPRDSTAEDVADSLGVSSPTTHKHLRRAHQRILEQLLERPDLSAGED, encoded by the coding sequence GTGAGCCGTGAGCCGCCGGCGTACGACGATACCACGGACGGCGACTCGACCGCTCCGTTGCTCGACGAGGCGACACTGTTCCGAGCGGTCGCGGCGACGACGAGCGACCCGCTGGCCGTCCTCGACTGCGACCGAACCGTCGTCTTCGCCAACGACCAGTTCGGTGAACTGTTCGACCGGCCCCCCGAATCGGTGCGAGGCGAACCGTACGAGGCGTTCGTCGAGGGAGGTGTGCTGCCGTCGACAGCCGCTGGTGACGGCGACCGGGAGTGTGACGCGACTGCACGCGTCGAGGAGGGAGCAGCGGTCCGCGTCGTCGCGAGGGACGTCGAGCAGGCGGGGCATCGTCTGACGGTGGTGACGCTCCGTCGAACCGGCAGCGGATCTCCGGACGACGGGTCGGGGGAACTCGAAACCGAGACGCGGACGGAGACGACGACGGACGACCAGGACGCCGAACTGCGGGCGTCGCGGGAGCGCTACCGTCGACTGGTCGACGCCGCGCCGGACGCCATCGTGGCCGCCGACGCCGAGACCGGCGAGATTCTGGACGTGAACGAGGCGGCAGTCGACCTGTTCGACCGACCCTACGAGGACCTCGTCGGCCGCCCCCAGACGGACCTCCACCCACCAGAGGAGGCCGACCGGTACCGGGAGATATTCGACGAACACGCCGAGATCGGTGGCGTCCTCGAAGAAGAGCAGATTCGAGAGGTCGTTCGACGCGACGGCACACGAGTCCCGGTCGAGATACGAGCGGGCGTGACGGACCTCCCCAGCGGGAGCGTCGTCCAGGGTATCTTCAGGGACGTCAGCGAGCGGAACCGTCGCCAGCGCGAACTCGCCGCACACCGCGACGAACTGGCTCGTCTCAACCGCGTCAACAAGGTCATCCGGGAGATCGTCCAGGCGCTGGTCGACGCGGAGACGCGCGACGAGGTCGAACAGACCGTCTGTGAGCGCCTCGTCGACGCCGAACCGTACGTCTTCGCCTGGATGGGTGAACTCGCGCCGGGTCGGTCGGTCCTCCCCGCACGCGCCCACGCGGGAGACGGTGGCGGGTTCGTCGACGGCGACACCGTCCTCGAACTCGACGCGGACCTGGACTGCCCGATACGGCGCGCGCTGACGACCCGGTCGGTCGAGGTTGTCGAGGACCTGGAGGCGACGGCGACCGACGAGGACGACTGGCGGACGGACGCCCTCGCGGAGGGGTTCCGCTCCTGTGCGGCGATACCCATCGTCCACGACGGGCGTCGGTTCGGTGTCCTCACGGTGTACTCCGACGAGGTGGCCGGGTTCGACGCGCGGGAGTGCGCCGTCCTCTCGGACCTCGGCGGTGCGCTCGGGCACGCGCTGAACGCGCTCGAACGGAAGGTAGCACTGATGGGCGACAGCCTCCTCGAAGTGGAGTTGCGAACGACCGACCACGTCCCGACCCTCATCGAGGAGGTGGGCGAGGAGGGGCGCGTGACGTTCGAGCGCACGATTCCCACGACGAACGACCACCTGCAGTACGTGCGCGTCGAGAACGTGTCGACCGAGCGGTTCGAGGAGCTACTCGACGGCTACGAGTGGTGCCGGGAGTTCCGCCGCGTCCGCGACGCCGACCCCGCGGTGTACGAACTGCGGGCGACCCACCTGGACCTCACCTCCCAGCTCTACTCGCTGGGCGGTCGAATCCGGTCGGCCGTCGTCGAGGACGGGGCGTTCCGCATCGTGGCGGAGCTGCCGGACGACGCGGACGTTCGGGGACTCGTCGAAGCGCTCGGTGACAGCAACAGCGACATCGAACTCGTCGCCCAGCGAACCGTACCCCGGTCGGACCACCCTGACCGGGCGCGCATCTCCCTCGAAGACACCCTGAGCGACCGGCAACAGGCCGCGCTGGAGGTCGCGTACTACGCGGGGTACTTCGAGTGGCCGCGGGACTCGACCGCCGAGGACGTCGCCGACTCGTTGGGCGTCTCCTCGCCGACGACGCACAAGCACCTCAGGCGCGCACACCAGCGCATCCTGGAGCAACTCCTCGAACGTCCCGACCTGTCGGCTGGCGAGGATTAA
- the gcvH gene encoding glycine cleavage system protein GcvH has product MSFETPDDLRYLETHEWARYDDHTARIGISDFAQDELGDVVFVELPEEGDSVEQDAEFGVVESIKAVSDLYSPLSGTVSAVNENLFDEPELVNEDPYGDGWMLELTDVDEDELDALLGADAYAEQID; this is encoded by the coding sequence ATGAGCTTCGAGACACCCGACGACCTTCGATACCTGGAAACGCACGAGTGGGCACGTTACGACGACCACACCGCTCGAATCGGCATCTCCGACTTCGCACAGGACGAACTGGGCGACGTCGTCTTCGTCGAACTCCCGGAGGAGGGAGACTCGGTCGAACAGGACGCCGAGTTCGGCGTCGTCGAGTCCATCAAGGCCGTCTCCGACCTCTACTCGCCGCTGTCGGGGACCGTCAGCGCCGTCAACGAGAACCTGTTCGACGAACCAGAACTCGTCAACGAGGACCCCTACGGCGACGGCTGGATGCTCGAACTGACCGACGTCGACGAGGACGAACTCGACGCACTGCTCGGCGCCGACGCGTACGCGGAGCAGATCGACTGA
- the gcvT gene encoding glycine cleavage system aminomethyltransferase GcvT → MALRTPPLREVHAERGASFTEFGGWDMPVEFDSIRTEHTAVREGAGIFDVSHMGEIRVTGPDAFDLMQRLTTNDVSRLSPGEGQYSAIVDERGVMLDDTVVYDLPDESGYLFVPNAGHDEQTYDRWTTHRDEWGLDCEVENATDAYAMFAVQGPGSEDLVAEAAGEAVREVGRFEIAETSVAGVPVLAARTGYTGEDGFELLCPSDDAETVWREFDCQPCGLGARDTLRIEHGFLLSGQDFDPDDEPRTPYEAGVGFVVKLDAEPSFVGRDALADARDPAVRFVGVELLDRGVPRHGYEVANEDGEVVGHLTSGTMSPTLDRPIGLGYVPSEYADPDTSVQVVVRGQHKQARIADTPFQ, encoded by the coding sequence ATGGCCCTTCGAACACCGCCGTTGCGCGAGGTTCACGCCGAGCGCGGCGCGTCGTTCACGGAGTTCGGCGGGTGGGATATGCCGGTGGAGTTCGACTCCATCCGGACCGAACACACCGCCGTCCGGGAGGGCGCGGGCATCTTCGACGTCTCGCACATGGGCGAGATTCGAGTGACCGGCCCCGACGCGTTCGACCTGATGCAACGGCTGACGACCAACGACGTGTCGCGACTCTCGCCGGGCGAGGGCCAGTACTCGGCCATCGTCGACGAGCGTGGGGTCATGCTAGACGACACCGTCGTCTACGACCTGCCCGACGAGTCGGGCTACCTGTTCGTCCCGAACGCGGGACACGACGAGCAGACGTACGACCGGTGGACGACCCACCGCGACGAGTGGGGGCTCGACTGCGAGGTCGAGAACGCGACCGACGCGTACGCCATGTTCGCGGTCCAGGGGCCGGGGAGCGAGGACCTCGTCGCCGAGGCCGCCGGAGAGGCGGTCCGCGAGGTCGGCCGGTTCGAGATCGCAGAAACGTCGGTCGCGGGCGTACCGGTGCTGGCGGCCCGCACCGGCTACACCGGCGAGGACGGCTTCGAACTGCTCTGTCCCAGCGACGACGCCGAGACGGTCTGGCGCGAGTTCGACTGCCAGCCCTGCGGCCTCGGCGCGCGCGACACGCTCCGCATCGAACACGGCTTCCTCCTCTCGGGACAGGACTTCGACCCCGACGACGAACCCCGGACGCCCTACGAGGCGGGCGTGGGGTTCGTCGTGAAACTCGACGCCGAACCGTCGTTCGTCGGTCGCGACGCACTCGCGGACGCGCGTGACCCGGCGGTCCGGTTCGTCGGCGTCGAACTGCTCGACCGGGGCGTCCCCCGGCACGGCTACGAGGTCGCGAACGAGGACGGAGAGGTCGTCGGCCACCTCACCAGCGGGACGATGAGTCCCACCCTCGACCGACCGATCGGCCTCGGGTACGTCCCGAGCGAGTACGCGGACCCCGACACGAGCGTGCAGGTCGTGGTTCGCGGGCAACACAAGCAGGCACGCATCGCGGACACACCCTTCCAATGA
- a CDS encoding CBS domain-containing protein, whose translation MDDVFVGSVMSSPVHTVRADTALGTAGELMLEHGIGSVIVVDEDDKLEGILTATDFVRVVAEAETDSSAPVSTEMSTDITTTTADQSIQSVANVMLDHEFHHVPVVDDGTVIGVVTTTDLTAYLSTREAPTPA comes from the coding sequence ATGGACGATGTCTTCGTCGGGAGCGTGATGTCCTCTCCCGTACACACGGTGCGCGCCGACACGGCGCTCGGGACCGCTGGTGAACTGATGCTCGAACACGGAATCGGGTCGGTCATCGTCGTCGACGAGGACGACAAACTGGAGGGAATCCTGACCGCGACCGACTTCGTTCGGGTCGTCGCGGAGGCCGAGACGGACTCGAGTGCCCCGGTCTCCACCGAGATGAGTACCGATATCACGACGACGACAGCCGACCAATCCATCCAGAGTGTCGCGAACGTGATGCTGGACCACGAGTTCCACCACGTGCCGGTCGTCGACGACGGGACCGTCATCGGTGTCGTGACGACGACCGACCTGACGGCGTACCTCTCCACCCGAGAAGCGCCGACGCCGGCCTGA
- a CDS encoding cold-shock protein, whose amino-acid sequence MANGTVDFFNDTGGYGFISTEDADDDVFFHMEDVGGEDLTEGTDIEFDIEQAPKGPRATNVVRT is encoded by the coding sequence ATGGCAAACGGTACGGTTGATTTCTTCAACGACACGGGCGGCTACGGTTTCATTTCCACCGAGGATGCTGACGACGACGTGTTCTTCCACATGGAGGACGTCGGCGGCGAGGACCTCACCGAGGGGACGGACATCGAGTTCGACATCGAACAGGCCCCCAAGGGCCCGCGCGCGACGAACGTCGTCCGAACGTAA
- a CDS encoding Na+/H+ antiporter — translation MELGFASVVAPLLLQAGEQAPTIEEILIDLLPIALIAAAVGVFVAKVGRFPYTVALLMAGIGLSIVRYATDAFHVPFGLSHDLILLVLLPPLLFEGAATTDFERLRRNLGPVLALAVVGLLVSVALLGAAGVYAFGFPLLVSLLFAAMILPTDPVSVLALFKELGAPDRLAVLVEGESLVNDGVGVVLFSALLALVASDSSAEDLFTPSGMGGLLVDVVLVSIGGLVVGLVLGYAVYSVMYNLDDHMTEIVLTLILAYGSFLVAEHYLHVSGVIATVVAGLFIGNRGAEYAMSPRTKISVFNSLETLAFLVNTFIFLMIGLTTPINQVVQHGWLILVAIPLVLLARAAVVYPITAIANRVQEPTISRSYQHVMLWGGLHGSIPIALVLGLPATVESGGPFPFREELRAMVFGVAAFSLVVQGLSMERLLDGLGVITRSDAEELYELLVGRRRAVNAALDAAERLKRNGDLPREVYQDFTNEYEREQQELQETIASLLSKNPELRRERLLVGERQVLQQEKSAVLDAVRSGVITDDVGDRLMDEVDLKLDQVHSGESTVETGEEGFAEFWRTRAHEFGLDVEPEGETRLGD, via the coding sequence ATGGAACTCGGATTCGCATCGGTGGTCGCTCCGCTGCTCCTCCAGGCGGGGGAGCAGGCACCGACCATCGAGGAGATCCTCATCGACCTGCTGCCGATAGCGCTCATCGCCGCGGCAGTCGGTGTGTTCGTCGCCAAGGTCGGCCGCTTCCCCTACACCGTCGCCCTCCTGATGGCCGGTATCGGACTCTCTATCGTCCGGTACGCGACCGACGCGTTCCACGTCCCGTTCGGCCTCTCACACGACCTCATCCTGCTCGTCCTCCTGCCACCGCTCCTGTTCGAGGGGGCGGCGACGACCGACTTCGAACGCCTCCGGCGGAACCTCGGCCCGGTACTCGCACTGGCGGTCGTCGGCCTCCTCGTCTCGGTCGCGCTGCTGGGAGCCGCCGGCGTGTACGCCTTCGGGTTCCCGTTGCTCGTCTCGCTGCTGTTCGCGGCGATGATCCTCCCCACCGATCCCGTGAGCGTGCTGGCGCTGTTCAAGGAACTCGGCGCGCCCGACCGGCTCGCCGTCCTCGTCGAGGGGGAGAGCCTCGTCAACGACGGCGTCGGCGTCGTGCTGTTCTCGGCGCTCCTCGCGCTCGTCGCGAGTGACTCCTCTGCCGAGGACCTGTTCACCCCGAGTGGCATGGGAGGGCTGCTCGTCGACGTCGTCCTCGTGAGCATCGGCGGGCTCGTCGTCGGGCTGGTGCTCGGCTACGCGGTGTACAGCGTGATGTACAATCTCGACGACCACATGACCGAGATCGTCCTGACGCTCATCCTCGCGTACGGGTCGTTCCTCGTCGCCGAGCACTACCTCCACGTCTCGGGCGTCATCGCCACCGTCGTCGCGGGCCTGTTCATCGGGAACCGCGGCGCGGAGTACGCGATGAGCCCCCGGACGAAGATATCCGTGTTCAACTCGCTGGAGACGCTCGCCTTCCTCGTCAACACCTTCATCTTCCTGATGATCGGCCTCACGACGCCCATCAATCAGGTGGTTCAACACGGATGGCTCATCCTCGTCGCCATCCCGCTCGTCCTCCTCGCGCGTGCGGCGGTCGTCTACCCCATCACCGCCATCGCGAACCGCGTCCAGGAACCGACCATCTCGCGCTCGTACCAGCACGTGATGCTGTGGGGCGGCCTCCACGGCTCGATTCCCATCGCGCTCGTCCTCGGGTTGCCGGCCACCGTCGAGTCCGGTGGGCCGTTCCCCTTCCGCGAGGAACTCCGGGCGATGGTGTTCGGCGTCGCCGCGTTCTCGCTGGTCGTCCAGGGGCTCTCGATGGAGCGCCTGCTCGACGGACTCGGCGTCATCACCCGCTCGGACGCGGAGGAGCTCTACGAACTCCTCGTCGGGCGGCGACGGGCGGTGAACGCGGCGCTCGACGCCGCCGAGCGCCTCAAGCGGAACGGCGACCTGCCCCGAGAGGTGTATCAGGACTTCACCAACGAGTACGAACGCGAACAGCAGGAGCTTCAGGAGACCATCGCGTCGCTGCTGTCGAAGAACCCCGAACTCCGCCGCGAGCGACTGCTGGTCGGGGAGCGACAGGTCCTCCAGCAGGAGAAGAGCGCCGTCCTCGACGCCGTCCGGTCGGGGGTCATCACCGACGACGTGGGCGACCGCCTGATGGACGAGGTCGACCTGAAACTCGATCAGGTCCACAGCGGCGAGTCGACCGTCGAGACCGGTGAAGAGGGGTTCGCCGAGTTCTGGCGTACCCGAGCCCACGAGTTCGGTCTCGACGTGGAACCGGAGGGCGAGACGCGCCTCGGCGACTGA
- a CDS encoding S8 family serine peptidase: MFDRRTFLRLSGLAGAVGLTGVASATPGRSPGPKEDELLVGISADGKHVEKRAQKIKRKIEKKTNIEVDLRHHNEELRYVAFDTSEASEKNRRKLKKRLEKQDKVKYVERNATYQSLQVPNDPRFGDQYADQQVNAPEAWDTTFGDSGVTIAVVDQGVKYDHPDLDGNMASNPGYDFVDGDSDPYPDELTDQNGDGEAEIHGTHVAGIAAAEVDNGEGVSGIGNSTIISGRALSETGSGSTADIADAIQWAADQGADVINLSLGGGGSTSTMQNAVSYATNQGSLVVAAAGNDYGQPVSYPAAYSECLAVSALDPDESLANYSNVGSEIELAAPGTNVLSTWTDDGYEKISGTSMATPVVAGVAGLTLAAHDLTNAELRSHLKATAVDVGLSSDEQGSGRVDAGNAVTTTPGSGGGGDDGGDDGGSGDSTSSSASGSLSSSYDSQCYSYGFEYSSPSQVVLELSGPSSADFDLYASEGSGSCPTTSSYDYRSWTANSQESITIDDPDTSTDLTVLVDSYSGGGSYTVTITEFQ, from the coding sequence ATGTTCGACCGTCGCACGTTCCTGCGTCTCTCCGGGCTGGCAGGGGCTGTGGGTCTGACAGGTGTAGCGAGCGCGACCCCCGGTCGGTCGCCGGGACCGAAGGAGGACGAACTGCTCGTCGGCATCTCCGCCGACGGGAAACACGTCGAGAAGCGCGCCCAGAAGATCAAGCGCAAGATAGAGAAGAAGACGAACATCGAGGTGGACCTGCGCCACCACAACGAGGAACTCCGGTACGTCGCGTTCGACACCAGCGAGGCCTCCGAGAAGAACCGGCGGAAGCTGAAGAAGCGACTGGAGAAGCAGGACAAGGTGAAGTACGTCGAACGGAACGCGACCTACCAGTCGCTGCAGGTCCCCAACGACCCGCGGTTCGGCGACCAGTACGCCGACCAGCAGGTCAACGCCCCAGAGGCGTGGGACACGACGTTCGGCGACTCGGGCGTCACCATCGCCGTCGTCGACCAGGGCGTGAAGTACGACCACCCGGACCTCGACGGTAATATGGCGTCGAACCCCGGCTACGACTTCGTCGACGGCGACTCCGACCCGTACCCCGACGAACTGACCGACCAGAACGGCGACGGCGAGGCCGAGATCCACGGCACCCACGTGGCGGGCATCGCGGCCGCCGAGGTGGACAACGGCGAGGGCGTCTCCGGCATCGGCAACTCGACCATCATCTCCGGGCGGGCGCTCTCGGAGACCGGGTCCGGGTCCACGGCCGACATCGCCGACGCCATCCAGTGGGCGGCCGACCAGGGCGCGGACGTCATCAACCTCTCGCTGGGCGGTGGCGGCTCGACGTCCACGATGCAGAACGCCGTCAGCTACGCGACCAACCAGGGGTCGCTCGTCGTCGCCGCGGCCGGCAACGACTACGGACAGCCGGTGTCGTACCCGGCCGCGTACTCCGAGTGTCTCGCCGTCTCCGCGCTCGACCCCGACGAGAGCCTCGCGAACTACTCGAACGTCGGCTCCGAGATAGAGCTCGCCGCGCCGGGGACGAACGTCCTCTCGACGTGGACCGACGACGGCTACGAGAAGATATCGGGCACCTCGATGGCGACGCCCGTGGTGGCGGGCGTCGCGGGCCTCACGCTCGCCGCCCACGACCTGACGAACGCGGAACTGCGCAGTCACCTGAAGGCGACGGCCGTCGACGTGGGCCTCTCCTCGGACGAACAGGGGAGCGGTCGCGTCGACGCCGGGAACGCCGTCACCACGACGCCGGGCAGTGGCGGCGGCGGGGACGACGGCGGTGACGACGGTGGGAGCGGCGACTCCACCTCCTCCAGCGCCAGCGGGTCGCTGTCGAGTTCCTACGACAGCCAGTGTTACAGCTACGGGTTCGAGTACTCCTCGCCGAGCCAGGTCGTCCTCGAACTGTCCGGGCCGTCGAGCGCGGACTTCGACCTCTACGCCAGCGAGGGGTCGGGGAGCTGCCCGACCACGTCGAGCTACGACTACCGGTCGTGGACCGCGAACAGCCAGGAGAGTATCACCATCGACGACCCGGACACGTCGACGGACCTCACCGTCCTGGTCGACTCCTACAGCGGCGGCGGCTCGTACACGGTGACCATCACCGAGTTCCAGTAG